The sequence ATATTTTTATGTTTTTATTTATCTGGGCAAGCTGGGAAGTTAAATTATTTATCTGGTTAATGGTATCTTCCAGGGATTTATATGTTGTCTGTTTTATATTATCCAGATTTGATGCTGTTTCTCTTATTCTACCAATCAGAGCTTTTGCATTTGTTAATACTTGATATCTTGCTGATAAATCATTTGGATTGATAATTGTATCATTTAATGAGTTAAAAAACTGGTTTAAAGCAGAAGCAAATCCTGTCCCCATATTATCAGAAAATAAATTTTCAATTGAAGTGAGAAGCTGTTTATAACTTTCTGCAGATGATGATTTTTGATTTAAATCTATATATCTTTTATAAAGATTTGCATTAAATATACGCTCTATTTTTGCTATATCAATACTGCCTCTTGGTAAATCTGCAATAACTGCATTTTCCCTCATATATCCTTCTGTATTTACATTTGCCATATTTTTAGAAGTAGAGTTTATAGCTATTTGATTTGTAATTAAAGCCTGCCCTGATAAAGATAAAATCCCAAATAAACTCATTTTAATCACCTCTTATTTAATCTGACATTATTATTATCGGTAAAATTTTATACTTTTTTATTAAATAATGAATCCTTTTTAACTTCAACATTTCCATCTTTTGTGTATGTTTTTTCCGTTTCAAAAATAGATTCAAATAAACCTTCTATAAACTGAATATTATTCATAGCAAGTTGCATATTATATTCTGAAAGTTCTCTTAATTTATTAACAAGCTCCGGATATTTTTTTAAATCTTCAACTTCATATTGGGAAAGCTTTAAAATCAGTTCTCTCTTTTCTTCCACAACATTTAGTAGTTTATCTATATAACTTTTATCTGCAAGGGTTTTTATAAGATATTCTTTTTCTTCTTCAAGTTTATTTATTAAAGCCTTTAATATCTCTTCCATTTTTCACCACTTTTAACTAAATTTATGTTATTATTTTATAATAAAAAACAAATTAAAGAGGGTTTTTTTGAGAATAAAAACAATCCTTTTGGAAGGCAAGCTAATAGAAAAAGAAAAATCCGATTATTTCAAAGAAGGTGTAGAATATTTTAAATCAGGGAGATATGATTCTGCTTCTTTGAGATTTATTAAACATTTAACAAAAAATCCGGAAGATTGGGAAGCTATATATAATCTTGGGCTTACATATCAAAAACAAAAAAGATATGATGCGGCATTAAAAGAGTATGAAAAAGCTATAAAAATAAATCCGGATACTGAACTTCCTTATATAAATATAGGAGTTATAAAATTATTAAAAGAGGAAAATAAAGAAGCAATTAAATATCTTGAAAAAGCTATAGAAATAAATAAACAATCCATAGAGGCTTATAATAATCTTGGAGTTGCTTATATTAATGAAGCAAGATTTAATGAAGCTGAAAAATATCTGAAAAACGCTATTTTATTAAATAAAAATTTAGCCGAGCCCCATATAAATTTAGCTTCTGTATACATAGAAAAAGGAAAATTTGAAGATGCCTTAAAAGAACTTGAGATTGCAAAAAATATAAATCCAAATATAGAAGAAGAGCATGAAGATTTGGCAATAGTATATTCTCGAATGAGAAATATTGATAAAGAGATTGAAGAACTTAAAAAGGTATTGGAGATAAATCCTAAGAATATAGAAGCCAGAATGGAGCTTGCAAATATCTATAAATCAAAAGGATTATTAGAAGAGGCTTTAAAAGAGTTTCAGGAAATATTAAAATATAAATATACAGATCCTATAATTCATTATAATTTAGGTGTGCTTTATGCAATGCTTGGTAGAGAAGATGCTGCCCTTTCTGAATATGAATATCTAAAAGAAGAAAACCCAACATTGGCAGAAAGAATAAAAAAATTGGTGGAATAAATGGATAATGCAAGAAAAGCTGCAATTTTATTATCTATATTACCGGAAAATGTAGTAGCGGAAATTTTTAAGTATCTAAAAGAACATGAAATAGAAAAGCTTGTAAAAGCTCTTATAACAATGGAAGAGCCGAAAAAAGAGGAAGTTTTATCTATTTTAGAAGATGCCCATAATGAGCTTATGCAAGTTGCTCCTTTAAAACTTATGCCTGAAAATCTAAAAGCTATATTACAAAAAGCATTACCACCGGATAAAATAGAAAAATTATTTGAAGGATTAATTGCTGCAGAAGAAGGAAAGGCTATATTTAGAGAACTTGAAAATATGCCACCTAAAACAGTAGCTAATATCATTAAAAATGAGCATCCTCAAGTAATAGCTTTGATATTATCACAGTTAAAACCTCAAAAGGCAGCAGAGATTATACAATATTTGCCAAGAAGACAGGGTATAGCCAATGTACAAGAAGAAGTAATAAAAAGAATTGCATCTTTGGAAAAAGTTTCAAACCAGATGGTAAAAAAAGTAGCAGATACATTAGAAGAGGAAATACTTGGTGTGGGAGCCGGAAAAGAAGAGGTATTAAGCGGTGTAGATATTGCAGCTGAAATAGTAAATATCTTACCGAAAGATTTAGCAACTGAAATATTAGATACAATAAGAAAAGAAAATGCCTTCTTAGCAGACTCAATTGAAGAAAAAATGTTTAAATTTGAAGATATTGTTAAACTTGATAACAAAGCAATTATTGAAATACTTAAAAATGTTGATAAAAATGATTTACTTATTGCACTTAAAGGTGCTCCACAAGAAATTATTGATAAATTCTTAGCAAATATGTCAAAAAGAGCAGCTCAAATGTTCTTGGAAGATATGGAAGTCCTCGGAGCTGTTAGAAAATCAGATGTGGAAAATGCAAGAAAGAGAATTATATCAGTTATTAAAAACTTAATACAATCCGGTGTGATTGAGTATGGTGGTGCCGAGGAAATGATATAAAAGAGGTGAAAAAATGTCTGAGTTTTTATCTCAGGAAGAGATAGATGCATTACTTGGTGGTGGGAAAAAAGAAGAAAAGCAACCGGAATCTAAAATAAAGCCATTTGATTTTTCTCAGGTTGAACATGTAAAAAAAGGAGGTATACCGGGTTTAGAAGTTATATTTGAAAAATGGGCTAAATTATTTGCAGAAGAAATAAGAAAAAATATTCCACAGATTAGTTTTGTATCAAGAGGGAATATATATTACAGCAGATTTGGAAATTTTATGCAAAAAATACCTCTTCCTGCCAGCTTTACCACATTTTTTATAAAACCTTTAAAGGAATCCTCTATTTTAATTATAGATGCAAGGGTTGTTTTTACATTAATAAGCGTAATGTTTGGCGGAGAAGCAAAAGCATTTAAAATAGAAGGTAGAGAATTTACAAAATTAGAAATTTCTATTTTAGAAGAGTTTATCCAAAAAATTTTTGAAACCTTAGAGCTTACCTTTTCCGAATTTTATACTGTAAATATAGAGAAAAAATCTGTTGATTTTAATCCTTTATTGGTAAGGTCTATCCCTCCATCTGAAAAGGTTATTGTTGTAGAAAGTAATATAGATTTAGATGGATATGAAGTTCCATTTTTCTTTGTATTTCCAACAAGTTTATTTATTCCAATCAAAGATATTATTTTTGCAGAAAATTTTGGTGTAGAAGTCCCACTTGAATGGAAAGAAACAATTTTAAATAAAATTTTAAAAACAAAAGTCAGATTAACCTTACAACTAACAAAAAAAAGATTAACCGTAAGAGAGTTAATGCAACTAAAAGTAGGTGATGAAATAAATTTAGGAATAAATAAAGATTCAATAACTTATTTATATGTAGAAGATAAATTAAAGTTTTTAGCAAAGTTTGGTAAAATAGATAATCAATTTGCTGCATATATAATAAAAAGGAAAGAGGATTAAAATGGCTGACGAAGAGAAAGAGTTATCTCAAGAAGAGCTTGCAAAACAATGGGAAGAAGCCCTAAAAGAGCAGGAACAAAACCAGCAAACAAATCCTGATGAAGAACTTGCAAAACAATGGGAGCAGGCTCTACAACAACAAGCTTCTACTCCTTCCGATGAAGACTTAGCCAAACAATGGGAAGAAGCTTTAAAAGAACAACAACCTACCTCTTCCAAAGAAGAACTCTCAAAACAAGAGACACCAAAAGAGGAAATATCTACGGATATAGATGAGAAATTAAAACTCTTAATGGATATACCTCTTGAAATTTCTGTAGAAATAGGTAATAAATTAATGAGTATAGATGAAATCTTAAAAATATCTCCTAACTCAGTTGTAGAACTAAACAGATATATAAACCAACCAATAGATATAAAAGTAAATGGTAAATTGATAGCAAAAGGTCAGTTATATACTGTAGAAGGCAATTTTGGAGTTAAGATAACCGAAATTATAACACCGGAAGAAAGATTAAAATTAATAGAAGAAGAAATGTAAAGAGGTGAGGAAAGATGGCAATTAATTTTCAACCGATATATGTTTTGGCTACCGGTGGAGAGAGGGCATTAGACAATATAGATATAACTACAAATAATATATCAAACAGTTCTACTCCCGGATTTAAAAAATTGTTAATGAGAGAATTTTCTCAAAAGATACCTGAAAATCTTGGTAAAACTTCGGAACTTTTTGTATTTCCAAGATTTCAGGATAGTCCGGTAATTGTAAATCAAGGTGCATTAATAAAAACAGATAATATGTTTGATGTAGCAATACAGGGAAAAGGATTTTTTGCGGTTCAAACTCAAAATGGAGTTGTTTATACCAGAAATGGACATTTTTTCAGAAATGCTGAAGGTTATCTTGTAGATGCAAATGGGAATTATATTTTAGATACGAACAACCAAAGAATAAGATTAACAGCAGATAAAGTAATATTTGGGACAGATGGAGCAGTAATCCAAAACAATCAAGTTGTAGCCAGATTACAGATAAGAAATTTTCAAAATATAATACCTCTTGGAAATGGATATTATCAGGGACAAAATGAAATACAGCCTCAATATACATTAAATCAAGGATTTTTGGAAAGCTCAAACTCAAATGCAATAGAAGAGATGATAAGCTTAATAAATAACCACAGAAGATTTGATATTTATATGAATTTAATAAAATCCTTAGATACACTTGAAGGAAAAGTTAATGAAATAGGAAGAGTTTAAAGGGAGGTAAGAAACATGTTTAGAGCATTATGGACATCAGCATCAGGAATGACAGCACAACAAACAAATCTTGATGTAACATCCAACAATATAGCAAACGTAAATACGGTTGGATTTAAAAGAAGTAGGGCAAATTTTGAGGATTTAATTTATCAGGACATTAGAGACCCGGGAGTTTTAAGCTCAACAATAAATAGAGTTCCATCCGGAATACAGATAGGACTTGGTGTAAAAGTTTCAGATGTAAGTAAAATATTTTCTCAAGGTAGTCTTATCAAAACAGATAGACAACTGGATGTAGCTATTCAGGGAGAAGGATTTTTTAAAGTTGAGATGCCAGATGGAAGTGAAGCCTTTACAAGAGCAGGTAATTTCCAAATAGACGATGAAGGATATCTTGTTACACCGGAAGGATACAGATTAAGCCCTAATATCCAGATAAACTCACCTGAAACAGTGATAAATATATCTATAAGCCCAAATGGTAAAGTTGTGGTAGTAAGAAATAGCGGTGGAGTTCAGACAAATGAAGAAGTCGGAGATATTAAATTATACAAATTTATAAATCCTGCCGGGTTAATGGCTTTAGGTCAAAATTTATACAGATATACAGATGCTTCAGGAGAACCAATAGAAGGTGACCCTAACACAGACGGATACGGTAAATTAGCACAAGGCTTTTTAGAAGCTTCCAATGTAAATATTGTTGAAGAGATGATAAATCTTATAGTAGCACAAAGGGCTTATGAAATTAACTCAAAAGGGGTTATAACTGCAGATGAAATGCTTAGAACTGTAGCTCAATTAAAATCTTAATTGGTTGGAAATAAAATAAAATGCAGCTTTCAGTATTAGTAATTGATGATGAAAAAAATATAAGGGATATACTTAAAGATATAATAGAAGATGAAGGACATACTGTATCTGTAGCAGATTCTATAGCTTCAGCAAAAGAGCTGATAAAAAAAACCGAGTTTGATATTATTTTCTTAGATATATGGCTTCCAGATGGAGATGGGGTATCCCTTATTGATTTTATAAAGAAAAATCAACAAGATGCAAAAATAGTGATGATTTCAGGACATGCAAACATTCCTATTGCAGTTAAATCTTTAAAAGAAGGAGCTTATGATTTCTTAGAAAAACCATTTGGCACAGAAAATATTTTAAATATATTGGAAGAAGTTAAAAAAGAGATTTTAGAAAAGCGGAATTATCAATTAATAAAAGAAAAAGAAGAAGAAAAAATTCAGATAATAGGAAATAGTCCTAAAATAATTGAGCTAAAAAATCAGATAGAAAAAGTAGCAAACTCAAATGCATGGGTAATTATTTTTGGAGAAAATGGCTCTGGTAAAGAACTTGTAGCAAAATCAATTCATTATAAAAGTCCAAGAAGAAATGCTCCTTTTGTGGATATAAATTGTGCCGCAATACCTGATGATTTGATAGAATCAGAGTTATTTGGTTATGAAAAAGGAGCTTTTACCAATGCTTTTACAAGGAAACTTGGCAAAATAGAGCTTGCAGATGGTGGTACATTATTCTTAGATGAAGTAGCAGATATGAGTCTACCGGCTCAAGCTAAATTGCTCAGAGTTTTAGAAGAAAGGGAATTTACAAGGATAGGTGGAACTCAAAAAATAAAAGTAGATATAAGGGTTATATCAGCCACAAATAAAAATCTTGAAGAAGAAATAAGAAAAGGAAATTTTAGACAGGATTTAGCTTTTAGATTATCTGTAATACCTATTTATGTGCCACCGCTTAGAGAAAGAGGAGAAGATATTTTAGTTCTTGCAGATTACTTTTTGGATAAATTTTCAAAAGAAAACAAGGTTAAACCACCTTATTTATCGGATAGTGTAAAAAATATATTCCTTGAATATAAATGGCCGGGAAATATAAGAGAGCTTAAGAATTTAATGGAAAGGTTGGTAATATTATATCCGGAGCAAAAAATAACACCAAAAGAAATACCTGAATATATGTATAAAAAAGATACTTTTCAAAAAGAAGAAGATAATATAAAATTAATGCCATTAAAAGAAGCAAGAGAAGAAGCCGAAAAAAAAGTTATAAAAAAAGCTTTGGAAATTTATGGAAATAATTACAGAGAAATATCAAAAATTTTAGAAGTTGATTTATCTTCTTTATATAGAAAGATAAAACAATACAATTTGGAGGATTAAAAAATGCCTTATGTAAATATTAAAGTTGCCGGAAAATTAACAAAAGAACAAAAAGAAAAAATAGTGGAAGGAATTACAAAACTTCTTGAAGAAGTAGCAAATAAACCACCGGCTTCAACCTATATTGTTATAGATGAAGTTGATAGAGAAAATTGGGCAAAAGGCGGAAAGCTATTATCCGACCAATAATTAATGTTTAAGTTTTTCAAAAGCTGTTTCTTTTAAAGTTAAAGTTATAACAAAAGCCATTATAGCAATAGCAATAAGATAAAAAGAGATTGCAATTGGATTTGAGCTTACTTTTATTATATAAGTAGCGACAAGGGGAGTAGTTCCACCAAAAATTGCAAGAGCAAGATTATAACTTACAGAGTAGGCTGTATTTCTTATTTTTGTAGGGAATAACTCAACAAGTGCTGTTGGAAGAGTTCCCATAAATCCACTGGTAATAACAGCAAATAAAGATTGGGCTATTAAAACATAAAAAATATTGCCGGTAAGAATTAATTTAAATAATGGATAAGATAACAATATAATCAAAACAATTGATAACATTAAAACTTTTTTTCTACCGAAGATATCAGAAAGATAAGCAAAAACCGGAATAAAAATAACAAGAATAATCATACTAATCGTATTTATAATTAATGATTGGGACATCGGAATATTTAAAACTTTATTATAAAAAGTTGTAAGATACACAAATAAAAGATGAAATGCAACAGCTTGCAATATAGACAATCCAAAACTTTTGAAAAAATCTATATAATCTGTTTTTAAAATTTCTAATATTGGGAATTTTGCTATTTCCTCAGCTTCTTCTATCTCTTTAAAATTAGGGGTTTCTTCTATTTTCCTTCTTATAAAATATCCTAAGATTCCAAGAGGAATACCTACAAAAAATGCCAATCTCCAACCTATACTATATAAGCTTTCTTCTGACATAAAAGATGTAATTACTGCACCGGTAGCAGAACCAAGCATTATCCCTAAAACTGCTCCAAATAAAGCAAAACTTCCATAAAATCCCCTTTTACCGGAGGCAGAATGTTCTATCAAAAATGCAACAGATGTGGTATATTCTCCACCTACCGATAAACCCTGTAAAACTCTAAGCATTGTTAATAATATAGTTGCTAATATTCCAATTTGAGAATAAGTAGGAAGTAATCCTATTAATGTGGTAGATATAGCCATTAAAATAACAGAAAGAGCCAATGCCTTTTTTCTGCCATATTTATCTCCAATATGTCCAAATATTAAAGAGCCAACAGGTCTTGCAAAAAAACCTACTGCAAAAACTCCAAATGTTTGAAGTAAAGATATAGTCGGGTCATGAGATGGAAAAAATAATTTAGCAATAATAGGTGCTAAATATCCATATAAAGCAAAATCATACCATTCTAAAATATTTCCAACAGCACCGGCTATTAATGTTTTTCTTAGATTTTTATCTTCTAATATCTGATTCATGGAAAATATTATAACAAAGTTTTATTTTAAAAAAAGAGGAAAGATAATCTTCCCCTTAAATTAAATTAAAAAAGGAATCCAACTTCTAAAGCAGCAGATGTTTTTGTATCTTTATGGTTTCCATTTGAATCACTAAAAACTTTTTCATCAGATTTAATATAAAAAATTTCGCCTCTTATGTAGCTATTTTTGGATAGATTATATGTTGGTGTCAAGGTTATTGTGTATCCTGTCTTATAAGGTGCTGAGTATATATTACCTTTTGTGTTATCCTGTATATATTCAATTCTTATTGGCAAAGATAAATTGGAAATTTTTGGTTTTATATATAAAGCCGTGCCATAAGCATTTTT comes from Venenivibrio stagnispumantis and encodes:
- a CDS encoding tetratricopeptide repeat protein, translated to MRIKTILLEGKLIEKEKSDYFKEGVEYFKSGRYDSASLRFIKHLTKNPEDWEAIYNLGLTYQKQKRYDAALKEYEKAIKINPDTELPYINIGVIKLLKEENKEAIKYLEKAIEINKQSIEAYNNLGVAYINEARFNEAEKYLKNAILLNKNLAEPHINLASVYIEKGKFEDALKELEIAKNINPNIEEEHEDLAIVYSRMRNIDKEIEELKKVLEINPKNIEARMELANIYKSKGLLEEALKEFQEILKYKYTDPIIHYNLGVLYAMLGREDAALSEYEYLKEENPTLAERIKKLVE
- the fliG gene encoding flagellar motor switch protein FliG; this encodes MDNARKAAILLSILPENVVAEIFKYLKEHEIEKLVKALITMEEPKKEEVLSILEDAHNELMQVAPLKLMPENLKAILQKALPPDKIEKLFEGLIAAEEGKAIFRELENMPPKTVANIIKNEHPQVIALILSQLKPQKAAEIIQYLPRRQGIANVQEEVIKRIASLEKVSNQMVKKVADTLEEEILGVGAGKEEVLSGVDIAAEIVNILPKDLATEILDTIRKENAFLADSIEEKMFKFEDIVKLDNKAIIEILKNVDKNDLLIALKGAPQEIIDKFLANMSKRAAQMFLEDMEVLGAVRKSDVENARKRIISVIKNLIQSGVIEYGGAEEMI
- a CDS encoding flagellar motor switch protein FliM encodes the protein MSEFLSQEEIDALLGGGKKEEKQPESKIKPFDFSQVEHVKKGGIPGLEVIFEKWAKLFAEEIRKNIPQISFVSRGNIYYSRFGNFMQKIPLPASFTTFFIKPLKESSILIIDARVVFTLISVMFGGEAKAFKIEGREFTKLEISILEEFIQKIFETLELTFSEFYTVNIEKKSVDFNPLLVRSIPPSEKVIVVESNIDLDGYEVPFFFVFPTSLFIPIKDIIFAENFGVEVPLEWKETILNKILKTKVRLTLQLTKKRLTVRELMQLKVGDEINLGINKDSITYLYVEDKLKFLAKFGKIDNQFAAYIIKRKED
- the fliN gene encoding flagellar motor switch protein FliN; this encodes MADEEKELSQEELAKQWEEALKEQEQNQQTNPDEELAKQWEQALQQQASTPSDEDLAKQWEEALKEQQPTSSKEELSKQETPKEEISTDIDEKLKLLMDIPLEISVEIGNKLMSIDEILKISPNSVVELNRYINQPIDIKVNGKLIAKGQLYTVEGNFGVKITEIITPEERLKLIEEEM
- a CDS encoding flagellar hook-basal body protein gives rise to the protein MAINFQPIYVLATGGERALDNIDITTNNISNSSTPGFKKLLMREFSQKIPENLGKTSELFVFPRFQDSPVIVNQGALIKTDNMFDVAIQGKGFFAVQTQNGVVYTRNGHFFRNAEGYLVDANGNYILDTNNQRIRLTADKVIFGTDGAVIQNNQVVARLQIRNFQNIIPLGNGYYQGQNEIQPQYTLNQGFLESSNSNAIEEMISLINNHRRFDIYMNLIKSLDTLEGKVNEIGRV
- the flgG gene encoding flagellar basal-body rod protein FlgG, with the protein product MFRALWTSASGMTAQQTNLDVTSNNIANVNTVGFKRSRANFEDLIYQDIRDPGVLSSTINRVPSGIQIGLGVKVSDVSKIFSQGSLIKTDRQLDVAIQGEGFFKVEMPDGSEAFTRAGNFQIDDEGYLVTPEGYRLSPNIQINSPETVINISISPNGKVVVVRNSGGVQTNEEVGDIKLYKFINPAGLMALGQNLYRYTDASGEPIEGDPNTDGYGKLAQGFLEASNVNIVEEMINLIVAQRAYEINSKGVITADEMLRTVAQLKS
- a CDS encoding sigma-54-dependent transcriptional regulator, producing the protein MQLSVLVIDDEKNIRDILKDIIEDEGHTVSVADSIASAKELIKKTEFDIIFLDIWLPDGDGVSLIDFIKKNQQDAKIVMISGHANIPIAVKSLKEGAYDFLEKPFGTENILNILEEVKKEILEKRNYQLIKEKEEEKIQIIGNSPKIIELKNQIEKVANSNAWVIIFGENGSGKELVAKSIHYKSPRRNAPFVDINCAAIPDDLIESELFGYEKGAFTNAFTRKLGKIELADGGTLFLDEVADMSLPAQAKLLRVLEEREFTRIGGTQKIKVDIRVISATNKNLEEEIRKGNFRQDLAFRLSVIPIYVPPLRERGEDILVLADYFLDKFSKENKVKPPYLSDSVKNIFLEYKWPGNIRELKNLMERLVILYPEQKITPKEIPEYMYKKDTFQKEEDNIKLMPLKEAREEAEKKVIKKALEIYGNNYREISKILEVDLSSLYRKIKQYNLED
- a CDS encoding tautomerase family protein → MPYVNIKVAGKLTKEQKEKIVEGITKLLEEVANKPPASTYIVIDEVDRENWAKGGKLLSDQ
- a CDS encoding MFS transporter; the protein is MNQILEDKNLRKTLIAGAVGNILEWYDFALYGYLAPIIAKLFFPSHDPTISLLQTFGVFAVGFFARPVGSLIFGHIGDKYGRKKALALSVILMAISTTLIGLLPTYSQIGILATILLTMLRVLQGLSVGGEYTTSVAFLIEHSASGKRGFYGSFALFGAVLGIMLGSATGAVITSFMSEESLYSIGWRLAFFVGIPLGILGYFIRRKIEETPNFKEIEEAEEIAKFPILEILKTDYIDFFKSFGLSILQAVAFHLLFVYLTTFYNKVLNIPMSQSLIINTISMIILVIFIPVFAYLSDIFGRKKVLMLSIVLIILLSYPLFKLILTGNIFYVLIAQSLFAVITSGFMGTLPTALVELFPTKIRNTAYSVSYNLALAIFGGTTPLVATYIIKVSSNPIAISFYLIAIAIMAFVITLTLKETAFEKLKH